In Atopobium sp. oral taxon 416, the genomic stretch CTGTGGTCCGAAGGCTCGTAAGGGTATCGATCTCGGTACTCGTCCGACCTTTGCTGATGTTTCAGCAACGGTTCTTGATTACTTGGGAGCTCCCTCACTTGAAGCAGGGGTTTCCCACGTCAAAGAGATTTTGGAAGGATAGCGACTATGCCAAATGTTCCAACACCCCACAACGAAGCACGTGAAGGTGAAATCGCGCCGTTCGTCTTGATGCCAGGGGATCCGCTGCGTGCAGAGAAGCTTGCCGATAACTATCTCTCTGATGTGAAGCGCTTCAACACGGTACGCAACATGTTTGGCTATACCGGCACCTATAAGGGAGAGCGTATCTCCGTTATGGGATCCGGCATGGGTATCCCATCCATCGGTATCTACTCCTATGAGCTGTATCACTTTTACAACGTTGAGACGATCGTACGTATCGGCACTGCCGGCGCTCTATCTCCTGATGTAGATGTCCGCGATATTGTGCTTGGGGAAGGTGCGTGCACGGACTCTAACTATGCGCAGCAGTTCCGCGCTCCAGGGACCTTAGCGCCGATTGCAGATTTTGGTCTGCTCCGCAAGGCAGCAGATGCAGCAGATTGTTTAGGCTACCCGGTTCGTGTTGGCAACGTGGTCTCCTCTGATGTCTTCTACAACGACGATGAGACGGTTAACGATCGCTGGGCTCGCATGGGAGTTCTTGCAGTGGAGATGGAGTCAGCTGCACTCTACCTCAATGCGATGCGTGCTCGTAAGAAGGCACTGACGATTCTTACGATCTCAGACAAGCCTGCATCCGGAGAGTCTCTCTCTGCACAGGAGCGTCAGGAGAGTCTGACGCGTATGATGAAAATAGCACTGACACTCGCTACTGATGGATAGGTTGTGAACTGGTGGGTGTGATCTTATTGGTTAAATAATGGATTGTTTGTATCGTTTCACGTACAAGGTGTGCAAACAGACGAAAGGGGATCTCAAATGGGTGCGTCTGATAATGTTTCACGGCGTGGGTTCTTACGGGGAGCCGCAGGTATAGGCGCTTTTGGCGCCGCTGCTTTCCTGGCAGGTTGTGGCGAATCTTCCAGCTCCAACAATTCTTCAAATTCTAATAGTTCCTCAGACGCTGGCAAGAAATATAAGGTTGAGATGGTCACCGATACCGGAGGTGTCAACGACCAGTCATTCAACTCCAGCTCCTGGCAGGGACTGCAGAAGCTCCAGGACGAGGAAGGCTGGGATGTCAGCTATCTCGAGTCCAAGCAGGAATCTGATTACGCAACCAACCTCGATAAGGCAGTCGACGATGAGGCGAACCTGATCTGGGGTATCGGTTTTGCGATGGCAGATGCAGTTGGCAATGCCGCTAAAGCAAATCCTGATGTTCAGTTTGCAATAATCGATAATGTAAACCCAACTGGTGGTAGCAACATCACCGGTGTGACCTTCCGCGCACAAGAGTCCTGTTTTATGTGCGGCTATATTGCGGCCCGCTTCAGCAAGAGCGCAATGGTCGGCTTTATCGGCGGTATCACCTCCGATGTTATTGATCAGTTTGAGTACGGCTACAGAGCCGGCATCGACTATGCAAACAAAGAGCAGGGACTCAACGTACAGTGCGAAGTTCAGTATGCTGATTCCTTCTCTGACTCTGCAAAAGGTAAGTCAATCGCAAACAAGATGTTCTCCGATGGTTGCGACGTTGTAATCCATGCAGCTGGTGGTGTCGGTGTCGGCGTTATCGATGCTGCAAAAGATGCTGGTAAATATGCTATCGGTGCTGACCTCGACCAGGGGCACTTAGCTCCTGAAAACGTTTTGACTTCTGCTCTGAAGAAGTGCAACGTCGCAGTCGACGACGTCTCAAAACGTCTGCTCACCGGCGATCTCGAGGGTGGCAGCAGCATCGACCTCGGTCTCTCTGATGATGCAGTCGGCATTCCTGAGAACCACGACATTATGGGCGACGAGATTTACAACGCCGCTATTGAGGTCGGCGACAAGATCAAGAGTGGCGACATTGTACCTCCTGCAAATAAGGAGCAGTACGACCAGTACACCGCCAGTCTGTAGTGGCATATATGAGAGCGTCACAGCTGAGCGTATGAGGCGCCCTCAGGTTTTCCAAGGGGAGGGTGAGAGAAAACCCTCCCTTTTTATTCATGGAGGAGGTGGGCAGTGGAGGTCAGTTCTGACTATGCCGTACAGATGCACGGCATAGTGAAAACATTTGGTACGTTTAGAGCACTAGATGGTGTTGATCTCGATGTTCATAAACAGTCTATCCATGCGATCCTCGGTGAAAATGGTGCCGGCAAATCGACGCTTATGAATGTGTTGTATGGCCTTTTAAATGCCGATGAAGGTGAAGTGTATTTAAACGGTGAGCGCGTCGATATTCAAAATCCGCAGGATGCTATCAAGCACGGTATCGGTATGGTGCACCAGCACTTTATGCTCGTAGAGAACTTTACAGTCACCGAAAACATTGTATTGGGAGAAGAGATCTGCAGCACTGCCGGTGTGTTGGATATGGCCGGCGCTCGCAAAGAAGTCGAACGGATTATCGACGAGTACGGGCTTGAAGTTGATCCTGACGCAAAGATTGAAGACATCAGCGTCGGTATGCAACAGCGTGTTGAAATCTTGAAGGCGCTCTATCGTGGCTGCGATACGTTGATTCTGGATGAGCCAACCTCAGTCTTGACGCCTCAGGAAATCACGCAGCTCATCAAAATTATGAGAGAGCTTGTTGAAAAGGGCAAGACGATCATTATCATCACGCACAAGCTGAAAGAGATCATGGAATCCGCAGATAAGTGCACTATTATTCGCCGTGGTAAGTACATGGGCACTGTCGATGTTTCCAAGAGCTCAGAAGAAGAGCTCGCTTCAAAGATGGTCGGTCGTCACGTCGACTTGTCAGTCGATAAGACTCCTGCAAAGCCGGGGAAAGTTGTCCTCTCTGTTAAAGACTTACACGTCAAGGATGCCCGTGGTATCGAGCAAGTCTGTGGGCTCAACCTCGATGTGCATGCAGGTGAGATTGTGGGCCTTGCCGGTATCGACGGCAATGGTCAGAATGAGTTTATAGAGGCACTCTGTGGTCTTACAAAGAGTGAGTCAGGAACTGTCACCGTCAACGATGAGGAGATCCAGAATAAGACTCCGCGTGAGATCATCGATCACAAGGTCTCTACGATCCCTGCTGACCGCCAGCGTTTTGGCTTAGTCTTGCCCTTTACGGTGGCAGAAAATACGGTCCTCGAGCGCCACAACGAGAATAAGTTTGGTGCAGGTATTACCCTTGATTACACGAAAGTGCGTGAGTTTGCAAACTCCTTGATCAAAGAGTTCGACATACGTCCTGAGGACTGTACGGATCACCCAGTGGGGGGTCTTTCTGGTGGCAACCAGCAGAAGGTCATCATTGCTCGTCAGGTGTCCAGCGACCCCGATCTGCTGATCGCTGTACAGCCGACGCGTGGTCTGGATGTCGGTGCTATCGAGTTTGTACACAATACCTTGATCCGTGAGCGCGATAAGGGGATGGCCATTCTTTTGATCTCTCTGGAACTGGATGAGGTCATGGATGTCGCAGATACCATCGACGTTATTCACCGCGGTCAAATCGTCGGTTCCTTCAAGCAACATACGGTGAGCGGAGAGAAAGTTGGTCTTTTGATGGCAGGAGGTGGCAAGCATGAATAGTACAGTCGCTAAGATTCTCAAGAAGCCGATTACCTCCGCAATCCTCGCTATTGTTATCGGTTTTGCTGTCGCGGCTATCATCCTGTTGTTAGCAGGCTACGATCCCGGTGGATCCTTTGCAGCCCTGTTTGCAGGTGCGCTATCCAAGCCAAAGTATATTTCGAACGTTATCATCAAAGCGACCCCGCTGCTTTTGTGTGGTATCTCTGTCGCCTTTGCATTTAGAGTTGGTCTGTTCAATATCGGTGCTGAGGGCCAATACATTGTCGGTACAATCGCAGCAACTATCGTCGGTATTCTGGTTGATTTGCCGGCTCCTTTAGAGATCCCGCTCGTGATCTGTGTAGGCACCCTTGCTGGTGCAGGTCTCGGCGCCCTGATCGGGTGGCTGAAGGCAAAGTTCGGGATCCACGAGGTTATCACCTCAATCATGTTCAACTGGATTGCACTGTACCTGTGCAACTATGTGGTATCTCTCGATATCTTTCACCAGCCGAATTCCACGGGATCCTATCCAATCCACGAAAGTGGCTTTACGATGATCCTGCCGAATTGGAAGACCTCCGATGAGGGTATGGCGGCACTGTCCAACATCCCTTGGTTGCGCGAGGTGATGGTGAAAACCGACGTTAATATCGGTATCATTGTTGCAATCGCTGCTGCTATCTTTATCAATTGGCTCCTCAAGCGTACCAAGAGGGGCTATGAGATGCGGGCGGTCGGTCTGAATGCTGACGCTTCCCGCTTCTCCGGCATCAATGTTCAGAAGAACTTAGTTCTGTGCATGCTGATCTCCGGTGCCCTGAGTGGTCTTGCCGGTGTACTCAATATCACCGGTATTTCTCCTCACGGAATCGCGACGATCGCAGCCTTTGAAAACTATGGCTTCAACGGTTTGTCGGTTGCCTTCATCGCCGGATGCTCTCCGCTTGGCTGCATCCCTGCATCCCTTCTGTTCGCTGGTCTCATCTACGGTGGTCAGACCTTACAGCAGGTCATGGGTACCCCCTCTGAGATCATCAACATTATGATCGGCACCATCGTGTTCTGCATGGCATTGGGTAACGTTATCCCTATGCTGATCAATCGTTCTGAACATAAGCGTGCCACAAAAATGCTTGCTCAAGAAAGTGTGAGAGGGGGAGACACCCATGTTAGCTAATCTGCTTTTGTGCCTCTCAATTACCCTCATGTACTCGACACCGCTTCTCTTTGGTGCTCTGGGTGGCGTGTTATCTGAACGCTCCGGTGTTACCAACATCGGTATCGAGGGGATGATGAACATTGGCGCTATGGCCGGTGTGGCAGGCAGCTTTATCACGGGAAACCCCTGGATGGGTTTTCTGTGGGCTGGTATCGCCGGTGGACTTGTAGCCGTGTTGCACGCAATCGCTTCAGTGCGCTTTGCAGGCGATCAGACGATCTCCGGTGTAGCGATCAACCTGATTGCTCCGGGCCTGGCACTCTTCTGGTGCCGTCGACTCTTTGACGGAGCTGCAATGTCCAAACCGATTACGACCTTACCGAAAGTCTTCGATACCACGCAGTTTGGTGATTCAGCGCTCGCGAGTCTCGATATCGATATCACCGTTATCTTAGGGTTGATCGCCACCCTCGTCCTGTGGTTCGTGCTGTATCGCACCAAGCTCGGTCTGCACATCCGTGCAGTCGGTGAGCACCCAGAAGCGGCTGAGACGCTCGGTATCAACGTATTTCACATCCGCTACAGCTGCGTTATTGCCTCCGGTGTTTTAGCTGGATTGGGAGGTGCTTCTGTCACCCTCGCAATCATCTCTCAGTACACACAGACCGCAATCAGTGGCCAGGGCTTCATAGCTCTTGCTGCCGTGATCTTTGGCAAATGGACCCCGCAGGGTGCCTACGGCGCGTGCTTGCTCTTTGGCTTCACCCAGGCGCTCGCAATTATGCTCGGGGGTGGCAATTCCATCGTACCGAGCCAGATCCTGGCAATGCTTCCGTACATTATGACCATCATTGTCCTGGTGCTCTTTGTGGGACGCTCCGTTGCCCCTAAGGCAGACGGTGTGCCGTATGTAGAAAGCAAATAAGTAGAGTTAGGAGGCATGGGGTATGAGCGTTTCAGATGAAGAGCTTGTGCATCTGGCAATTGAAGCTCGTGACCATGCATATGTTCCGTATTCTCACTTCTCGGTCGGGGCTGCACTTCTTACGAGTGGTGGCACTGTGTATCAGGGGTGCAACATAGAGAATGCAGCCTACACTCCTTCGAACTGTGCAGAGCGCACCGCCTTTTTCAAAGCGGTGTATGAGGGAGAGCGGAGCTTTTCCGCGATCGCCGTTGTCGGAGGGGCTGAAGGACAAGCTATCTCTGATTGGTGTGCTCCCTGTGGTGTGTGCCGGCAGGTGATGCGTGAGTTTTGTGATCCGGATCACTTCTGTATTATTCTTGCTCGCTCAGAGCATGAGTATCGCTCCACGTTATTGCGTGAGATTTTACCGGAGAGTTTTGGGCCAGATACTTTGGAGCGTGCGGAGACTACTACCACGCATTCAGGTGAAGAAGGTTAGTGCTAATGAGGATGTATGACATTATCGAGTCCAAACGTGATGGGCATGAGCTGAGCGATGCTCAGATAGACTTTTTTGTCCAGGGCTACACTGAGGGCTCTATTCCGGACTACCAAGCCTCGGCACTGTGCATGGCAATTTTCTATGAGGGGATGAGCGAGCATGAGACTGCTCGTCTCACCCTTGATATGGCGCACTCAGGGGATATAGTTGATCTTTCCGTGATTCCGGGGGTCAAGGTCGATAAACATTCCACCGGAGGCGTAGGAGACAAGACCACCTTGATCGTCGCTCCGACTGTCGCCTCACTTGGAGTACACGTTGCAAAGATAAGCGGAAGAGGACTGGGTCACACAGGTGGCACCCTCGATAAGCTGGAATCTATTCCAGGACTTACCACTTCGATGTCGCGTGAACAGTTCTTCGATATCGTACGCACGGTGGGATGTGCCGTCGTCGGACAGACCGATAACTTAGTGCCTGCTGACAAAAAGCTGTATGCCTTGCGTGATGTGACTGCCACTGTCGATTCACTGCCCCTGATCGCTTCGAGCATCATGAGCAAGAAAATCGCAGCGGGCTCCGATAAGATTTTGCTGGATGTTAAGTGTGGCAGCGGTGCGTTCATGAAGACAACTGACGACGCAATTGCTCTGGCACGTGAGATGGTCGCAATCGGTGAGCACGTGGGTCGTACCACTACAGCTCTGATTACCAATATGGATCGACCCTTGGGCCAGTGTGTGGGTAATGCCCTTGAGGTACAAGAAGCTGCATGCACGCTCCAGGGGAACGGTCCCGATGATCTCGTTGCTGTATGTATTGAACTTGCAGCAAATATGCTCGAGCTTGCTGGAAAAGGTAGTGTCGAGGAGTGTCGAGCGATGGTGCAAGAACAGCTGAGCAATGGAGAAGCACTTCAGAAGTTTGCACAGATGGTTAAAGCCCAAGGAGGTGATGAGCACTACGTGCTCGCGCCAGAGTGCTTTGGACATGACACCTGTAGCGTTGAGCTCAAAGCTTCATGTGATGGCTGGATTCACCATATGAATACCGAACAGGTGGGACTAGCCTCTACCGCACTTGGAGGCGGACGTGCTACCAAAGACGACCTTATCGATCCTCTAGCAGGTATCGTACTTGCAAAGAAGACGGGCGAGAAAGTACAGAAAGGCGAGGTCTTGGCAACCTTGTACGCTCAGAATGGGGCCAAACTTACTGAAGGTAAAAACGAGCTCAGTGGCGCCTATACGATTGGCAGTGAAAAACCGGTCCATGAGCCTTTGATCTACGCTCGCGTCACACGCAGTGGTGTTGAAAAGCTCGTTTAAACTGTAGCCAATACGCGTTGAGCCATCGCATTGGTGTGAGCCTTCCATCCTTTGTATGCAAGAGGAGGATGTATTTTTTGGGCTCTTCGCTACTTATGATGGGTAGCACTCCTGCATCCCCTTAAGTACGTGGTGCCTGGACAGCAGGGTTTTGGTGACGGAAGGCTTTGGTCCTAAGGTGCGATATGGATGCTTAAGGCAGGTATGCTGGCAAGACGCTTCAAGAGGCCCCATAGGGCTTAGGGACGAATGGAAGGTCTAAGCCCCATCAATATAAGGGACAGCAAGATCCCAGATCTCTATGCGGCCTGCGTGGCCGCCAGATCGGATGGAAGGGCCCTCTCGAAGCGCTCGAAGACCTCCTGTCTGACCGGTACCACTTGCCCTTGAGTGTCTCGAGAAGCGATTCTGCTTGCGCACTGTCGTGGCAGCTTCCGGTGTACCTTACAGGAGTGCCTCACGCCGTGCACGGCCGCCTGGGAGACAAGCTTAAGCGCTTATGTATTGGCTGTCCTGCTCGCTGTGGGATATGGCCCCACAGGCGATATATCCCCACACACGCGAATAGGCCATCTTTAAGGGCGGCAGATTGTCAAGCTGAGTGCAACATCTCCCTAAAGACCTCGTTGGCTGTCCTGTATTTCAGTACCTTCCTCGGCCTTAGAGACGCTTCCGCTATCGTGGTGGCTCTTTCCGCGGCAAGCAGCCTCACTGCCCTGTCGGCAAGCACAAGCAGGCACACGGGCCCCGCTGCCACGAGCGTGTCATCTGCCCCCTCTCCGAGGCGAGACCTCGCATCGGCCTGCTTGGGCCTTTCCTTTACGGTGTGTAAGATCTCGATCTTGCCCCTCGTCTTAGGCCTCTTCCTGCGGATTCTCTTCCCCTTCCTGCGCAGGTGGCGCCGCACCTGGCCTTCGCGGCCGGATTCCGGCAGCTCGAGGGCGACGGCTACGGACCTGCCGGTAAGAATAGTCGGCAGGCTCAACGGTGCACCTGCCGCCACCCTCGAGCCTGAGATATAGTCTATCTGCTCCAGGGACCAGTGTCTGTCCATGATGAGTAAGCGCACCTTCTGCGTAAGCGCAGGGTCTGAAAGCCGCCTTTTCGCCCTGCATCTCCTGTGGCGCTCATCCGCCCTCCTTTTGGGCAGCACATGCCCTAAAGCGCCCGTGCCGGCCGTTCCTCTTGAGCTTGTGGCAGACGCTGGAGCTGTCCCTGCCGATCTCTGCCGCGATATAGCCGATGGAGCTTCCCTTGTGCCATGCAGCTTGGCTATGCAGTCCCTCTCCTGAGGGCTTACGATGCTTGTAGTGGCACATTCCTTCCAGCTTTCGACGTTGACTTGGACAACCAACATCGTAGCCTTCCGGAGTGTGCCATGCTTGCATTCAGCGGGTCATCCTGTTGCACTCAGAATGCTAATCCGCCATCTGAAAGCATTCGATACTCAGCTCTCAAATGCAACAACTAAAAGATAGGAGTTTACATGACAAACGAAGAGCTTGCTTCCTATATTGACCATACCGACCTCAAGCAGAATGCTACTCAGGCAGATCTCGCAAAGCTTTGTGACGAAGCGGCACAGTATCACTTTGCTACCGTATCGATCAATTCCTGCTGGACTAAATTTGCGGCAGAGTATCTTGCTGGTACTGGTGTAGGAGTAACCACTTGTATTGGTTTTCCCCTCGGTGCCTGCAGTACACAGGCAAAGGTTGCTGAGGCAACACAAGCAATCGCCGATGGTACCCGTGAAGTTGACATGGTTATCAACGTGGGTAAGCTCCTCGACGACGATGATGAATACGTGAAGCACGATATCGCTTCCGTCGTTAATGCAGTACAAGGACACACGCTTAAGGTGATACTAGAGTGCTGCTTACTTACTGACGAGCAGAAAGTACATGCCTGCAAACTTTGCGTAGAAGCTGGCGCATCCTTTGTAAAGACAAGTACTGGTTTTAGCACCGGTGGCGCTACAGTTCACGATGTTGAGCTTATGCGTAAGACAGTAGGGGATGCTTGCAAGATTAAGGCAGCAGGTGGAATCCATACCCGTGAAGAAGCTTTAACCATGATTAAAGCTGGTGCTGATCGACTGGGTTGCTCTGCTAGTGTAGCGGTTGTAAATGGCTAGAACGAGCCTCAAAGATAATCTGAGTGTAAGAAAGCGGGTTGACATTCCCGTAAACTGAAGTTTACGGGATTCCAGTGTGACCCATGTCTTAATCGGTATGGATCCGCTGTGGTGTTGTCAAAACACCTGTACATAGTTGCCGATCTGCCGGTTTCTGCTTACGTGTGATGTTCGCGGTAGCGTTGATGTCTGCGCTCACCAAGACGCCTTCCTTGGTTCGGTACAGTCCGCGTTTGATGCTCTTACCGGAGAAACCATGCGTCGTCTTGTCATCAGGCTTGTATTCGGGGGGCTGTGTCCCCATCCAAGTAGGATGCTTTGGAAGTGTAGGCCTCCTCCTGCTCCATGTATCGGATAGTATGCTTCCAGCACAGGTAGCTGAGTTGGCGTTTGAGCATCCCGTAGGGGATCTGCACAAACGTCTGATTGTTCCTTCTGCCGTGATTGACTCCTTGGTTTCATCCCATGTTGGAGCCGACGATCAACGTGGCCGTGTTTTCCCGTATGCACAGGTTGATGATGGTGCGCGCAGCTTTGAGCATGTAGTCATGTATGCGCCAGCTCCGTTTGTCGCTCAACGTTTGGATTCGACGGCTGGTTTTCAAAGCGTCCCCATCCTTGTCCAGTCGGCTTTTCAGGTACGCCAACCGCTTGTTGTAGTACTGGTTGATTGATTTGAGTCGTCGCCTACCAACCAAGTATCCATGGTCGGGGGTGGCGCATGTGGCGAGATTATCGACTCCCAAGTCCATTCCCGCGACACGGTTTACATCCAAATCGAGGGGGCTGTTGCTGTGTTTCGAACACGTATTGGATTTTGAAGCAGCTTCCATCCCGTTCGGGAAGGATGCAGATGCCCTTGATATGGTGCCCGTTCAAACGATCGAGCACAAGGATACGTATGTTTGACATGTCCGGATGGGCTTGCATGAATCGTCTGCTCACGGGCAGTTTGAACAGTCCGTTCGTGGAGAGTATCAGTGGGACCATGCCCCCTTTGTCCGGTAATGTGGGATTACCACTTGAGAATACCTGTAGTCTCAGTTCTTGCATTTTTTAATAATGCAAGGGAAGGCTCTCAAGCTAGGGGCGACAACTTTCATCGTTTGCTTGGCTACTTAGGCTTGCAGCATCTTGTAGATGTCGTTGGTTTTGCACAGATGATAGTTGGTTTCGTATGAGAGGAGCCCGCCTTCGTTGAAGGCAGGCTGTCTTGTCTGATACAGGGCCTTGCTGTAGAGGTTGTTTGAGTACTGGCAGAGGAGCTTCGGAGCGCGGTAGTGGTTGGCGCTGAGATGGCGGATGTAGTTGGTTTGCGTCGCGTACTGCATTTTTTTGTTTCACCTCCCTCCTACTCATGTCTTGTTATATGTAATACATAAGCAATATCCGATAGGTGGTGAGATCAACATGAACAATCGCTATGAACATGGGAACCATTCGAAATACCTGTTACGCTACCACCTCATCCTTGCCACCAAATACCGAAGGAAAACACTCACCGACCCAACGATGATCACGGATGTCAAACAGCTTTCAACCGAGATCGTCACACGGGGCCACGTCTCAATCCCATACATGAAGACCGACAAAGGCCACATTCATTACATGATCTAAACTCCACCAACCATCCGTCTAAGCGACTTCGTGCGCACTTTGAAAGCGTTCACCACATTCCACATATGGGAAACCCACGCATCATATCTACGTCACATCTACTGGCATGAGCACACATTCTGGTCGGATGGATATTCCATCGCCACCACAGGCGAAGTCAGCGCCGAAACCCTCAAACACTAATATTGAAAAACAAGGCAAACGCGATTGGACGGCGTTTCATCCCGCGAACTAAAGTTCACGGGTTTTCACACCACCGATTCCTATAAAGCACTTCTATGAAAACTTCAGTGCCTCTTCCAATGA encodes the following:
- the deoD gene encoding purine-nucleoside phosphorylase, whose protein sequence is MPNVPTPHNEAREGEIAPFVLMPGDPLRAEKLADNYLSDVKRFNTVRNMFGYTGTYKGERISVMGSGMGIPSIGIYSYELYHFYNVETIVRIGTAGALSPDVDVRDIVLGEGACTDSNYAQQFRAPGTLAPIADFGLLRKAADAADCLGYPVRVGNVVSSDVFYNDDETVNDRWARMGVLAVEMESAALYLNAMRARKKALTILTISDKPASGESLSAQERQESLTRMMKIALTLATDG
- a CDS encoding BMP family protein encodes the protein MGASDNVSRRGFLRGAAGIGAFGAAAFLAGCGESSSSNNSSNSNSSSDAGKKYKVEMVTDTGGVNDQSFNSSSWQGLQKLQDEEGWDVSYLESKQESDYATNLDKAVDDEANLIWGIGFAMADAVGNAAKANPDVQFAIIDNVNPTGGSNITGVTFRAQESCFMCGYIAARFSKSAMVGFIGGITSDVIDQFEYGYRAGIDYANKEQGLNVQCEVQYADSFSDSAKGKSIANKMFSDGCDVVIHAAGGVGVGVIDAAKDAGKYAIGADLDQGHLAPENVLTSALKKCNVAVDDVSKRLLTGDLEGGSSIDLGLSDDAVGIPENHDIMGDEIYNAAIEVGDKIKSGDIVPPANKEQYDQYTASL
- a CDS encoding ABC transporter ATP-binding protein, encoding MEVSSDYAVQMHGIVKTFGTFRALDGVDLDVHKQSIHAILGENGAGKSTLMNVLYGLLNADEGEVYLNGERVDIQNPQDAIKHGIGMVHQHFMLVENFTVTENIVLGEEICSTAGVLDMAGARKEVERIIDEYGLEVDPDAKIEDISVGMQQRVEILKALYRGCDTLILDEPTSVLTPQEITQLIKIMRELVEKGKTIIIITHKLKEIMESADKCTIIRRGKYMGTVDVSKSSEEELASKMVGRHVDLSVDKTPAKPGKVVLSVKDLHVKDARGIEQVCGLNLDVHAGEIVGLAGIDGNGQNEFIEALCGLTKSESGTVTVNDEEIQNKTPREIIDHKVSTIPADRQRFGLVLPFTVAENTVLERHNENKFGAGITLDYTKVREFANSLIKEFDIRPEDCTDHPVGGLSGGNQQKVIIARQVSSDPDLLIAVQPTRGLDVGAIEFVHNTLIRERDKGMAILLISLELDEVMDVADTIDVIHRGQIVGSFKQHTVSGEKVGLLMAGGGKHE
- a CDS encoding ABC transporter permease codes for the protein MNSTVAKILKKPITSAILAIVIGFAVAAIILLLAGYDPGGSFAALFAGALSKPKYISNVIIKATPLLLCGISVAFAFRVGLFNIGAEGQYIVGTIAATIVGILVDLPAPLEIPLVICVGTLAGAGLGALIGWLKAKFGIHEVITSIMFNWIALYLCNYVVSLDIFHQPNSTGSYPIHESGFTMILPNWKTSDEGMAALSNIPWLREVMVKTDVNIGIIVAIAAAIFINWLLKRTKRGYEMRAVGLNADASRFSGINVQKNLVLCMLISGALSGLAGVLNITGISPHGIATIAAFENYGFNGLSVAFIAGCSPLGCIPASLLFAGLIYGGQTLQQVMGTPSEIINIMIGTIVFCMALGNVIPMLINRSEHKRATKMLAQESVRGGDTHVS
- a CDS encoding ABC transporter permease yields the protein MLANLLLCLSITLMYSTPLLFGALGGVLSERSGVTNIGIEGMMNIGAMAGVAGSFITGNPWMGFLWAGIAGGLVAVLHAIASVRFAGDQTISGVAINLIAPGLALFWCRRLFDGAAMSKPITTLPKVFDTTQFGDSALASLDIDITVILGLIATLVLWFVLYRTKLGLHIRAVGEHPEAAETLGINVFHIRYSCVIASGVLAGLGGASVTLAIISQYTQTAISGQGFIALAAVIFGKWTPQGAYGACLLFGFTQALAIMLGGGNSIVPSQILAMLPYIMTIIVLVLFVGRSVAPKADGVPYVESK
- a CDS encoding cytidine deaminase, producing MSVSDEELVHLAIEARDHAYVPYSHFSVGAALLTSGGTVYQGCNIENAAYTPSNCAERTAFFKAVYEGERSFSAIAVVGGAEGQAISDWCAPCGVCRQVMREFCDPDHFCIILARSEHEYRSTLLREILPESFGPDTLERAETTTTHSGEEG
- a CDS encoding pyrimidine-nucleoside phosphorylase → MRMYDIIESKRDGHELSDAQIDFFVQGYTEGSIPDYQASALCMAIFYEGMSEHETARLTLDMAHSGDIVDLSVIPGVKVDKHSTGGVGDKTTLIVAPTVASLGVHVAKISGRGLGHTGGTLDKLESIPGLTTSMSREQFFDIVRTVGCAVVGQTDNLVPADKKLYALRDVTATVDSLPLIASSIMSKKIAAGSDKILLDVKCGSGAFMKTTDDAIALAREMVAIGEHVGRTTTALITNMDRPLGQCVGNALEVQEAACTLQGNGPDDLVAVCIELAANMLELAGKGSVEECRAMVQEQLSNGEALQKFAQMVKAQGGDEHYVLAPECFGHDTCSVELKASCDGWIHHMNTEQVGLASTALGGGRATKDDLIDPLAGIVLAKKTGEKVQKGEVLATLYAQNGAKLTEGKNELSGAYTIGSEKPVHEPLIYARVTRSGVEKLV
- the deoC gene encoding deoxyribose-phosphate aldolase encodes the protein MTNEELASYIDHTDLKQNATQADLAKLCDEAAQYHFATVSINSCWTKFAAEYLAGTGVGVTTCIGFPLGACSTQAKVAEATQAIADGTREVDMVINVGKLLDDDDEYVKHDIASVVNAVQGHTLKVILECCLLTDEQKVHACKLCVEAGASFVKTSTGFSTGGATVHDVELMRKTVGDACKIKAAGGIHTREEALTMIKAGADRLGCSASVAVVNG
- a CDS encoding transposase, whose protein sequence is MDVNRVAGMDLGVDNLATCATPDHGYLVGRRRLKSINQYYNKRLAYLKSRLDKDGDALKTSRRIQTLSDKRSWRIHDYMLKAARTIINLCIRENTATLIVGSNMG